A window of the Paenibacillus woosongensis genome harbors these coding sequences:
- the dnaX gene encoding DNA polymerase III subunit gamma/tau, which produces MEHIALYRAWRPQSFQDMVGQQHIIRTLQNAIREQRLSHAYLFSGPRGTGKTSAAKILAKAVNCKKGPASEPCNECDACRRITAGAVMDVLEIDAASNRGVEEIRDLREKVKYAPTEVRQKVYIIDEVHMLTTEAFNALLKTLEEPPPHVMFILATTEPHRLPATVISRCQRFDFRRVSLEEQCERLKLICEQEGITAEDEAIQYIARLSDGGMRDALSILDQIASFSDGHVSYKQALDMTGGIPSKQFAEIAKTLIEGDVGGMLQLIEGLMQEGKSADKCMENLLYYFRDLLMIKMVPNAEKMTERALDLQEFREMAEVFTRPQLFRIIDTLNHYQTEMKYALQPQTLFEVALLKLCSIPQSEEAVNVQAASAVTASSPADPSEIQQLRRQVAELEKKLERAMQGGLGGGSQDGDNRGNRPASRTTAPRVASKAKIPAGIDRYVAQRSSPEFMEVQGKWNQVLQGVKDEKITIHAWFVNGEPVSVLDDAILVAFKNDIHRETTEKPANKQLIEMVMERVMGSPYRLVTMMLKDWNDSIEGAGSETSKEEPFQLEPSDDGGGKEPWVDEALNMFGDDLVVVKE; this is translated from the coding sequence ATGGAGCATATTGCGCTGTACCGTGCTTGGCGGCCGCAGTCGTTTCAGGACATGGTAGGACAACAGCACATTATTCGCACGCTGCAGAACGCGATTCGGGAGCAGCGGCTGTCGCATGCTTATTTGTTTAGCGGGCCTCGGGGAACGGGGAAGACGAGCGCGGCCAAAATTTTGGCCAAAGCCGTGAACTGCAAGAAGGGGCCGGCTTCGGAGCCGTGCAACGAATGTGACGCTTGCCGCCGGATTACGGCAGGGGCTGTTATGGATGTACTTGAGATTGACGCCGCTTCCAACAGGGGAGTCGAGGAAATTCGTGATTTGCGCGAAAAGGTGAAATATGCCCCTACCGAGGTGCGGCAGAAGGTTTATATTATTGATGAAGTTCACATGCTGACGACGGAAGCATTTAATGCGCTGCTTAAGACGCTGGAGGAGCCGCCGCCGCATGTCATGTTTATCCTTGCGACAACGGAGCCGCACCGGCTTCCAGCAACGGTAATATCCCGCTGTCAACGCTTTGACTTCCGCCGGGTATCCCTGGAGGAACAGTGCGAGCGGTTAAAGCTGATTTGCGAACAGGAGGGCATTACGGCCGAGGATGAAGCTATCCAGTATATCGCGCGGTTGTCGGATGGCGGCATGCGGGATGCGCTGAGCATCCTGGATCAGATCGCTTCGTTCTCAGACGGGCATGTATCCTACAAGCAGGCGCTGGATATGACAGGCGGGATTCCTTCGAAGCAGTTCGCGGAAATCGCGAAGACGCTGATCGAAGGCGATGTCGGCGGTATGCTGCAGTTGATTGAGGGTCTTATGCAGGAAGGCAAAAGCGCTGATAAATGCATGGAGAATCTGCTGTATTACTTCCGGGATTTATTGATGATTAAAATGGTGCCGAATGCGGAAAAAATGACGGAGCGCGCGCTGGATCTCCAGGAATTCAGAGAGATGGCAGAAGTGTTTACGCGCCCGCAACTGTTCCGGATTATCGACACGCTGAACCATTATCAGACCGAGATGAAATATGCGCTGCAGCCGCAGACGCTGTTTGAGGTAGCTCTTTTGAAGCTCTGCAGCATTCCGCAGAGCGAAGAAGCGGTTAATGTACAGGCTGCCTCTGCTGTTACTGCGAGCTCCCCTGCCGATCCATCTGAGATTCAGCAGCTTCGCCGGCAGGTGGCGGAGCTGGAGAAGAAGCTTGAGCGCGCAATGCAGGGGGGACTCGGTGGCGGAAGCCAAGACGGGGATAACAGAGGGAATCGCCCGGCATCGCGGACGACGGCGCCTCGCGTGGCCTCGAAGGCCAAGATCCCAGCGGGGATTGACCGCTATGTAGCCCAGCGCAGCAGCCCGGAATTCATGGAAGTGCAAGGAAAATGGAATCAGGTGCTGCAAGGGGTTAAGGATGAGAAGATTACCATTCATGCCTGGTTTGTGAACGGCGAGCCCGTTTCCGTGCTGGATGATGCCATCCTAGTCGCATTCAAGAACGATATTCACCGCGAAACTACAGAGAAGCCTGCGAACAAGCAGCTCATTGAAATGGTAATGGAGCGGGTGATGGGTTCACCGTACCGTCTGGTGACGATGATGCTCAAGGACTGGAATGACAGTATTGAAGGCGCTGGGTCAGAGACATCGAAGGAGGAGCCTTTTCAGTTAGAGCCCTCGGATGATGGCGGCGGCAAGGAGCCATGGGTAGACGAGGCTTTGAACATGTTTGGGGATGACCTCGTTGTTGTGAAGGAGTAA
- a CDS encoding radical SAM protein, producing the protein MYLVYADNKGQVYDHPSMYGLARSGDMIVEILEDELIPLPEGATLVGLPSTRPVGMDPDTGEMMPVPGDVQAVGALLPQGFTRLCLPGYVKTDKKYKLPLFGYSAVVWKDGQFYVTARLSDDPEKWNPLNCDPLELKNQVKALRTKYPENRLYEHLSNCALGYECLTASNTFLNRWEGAVPVSYSCNAGCFGCISEQPDDSGFVAPQTRMNFRPRVEEIVEIMLEHLKTPESIISFGQGCEGEPSTQAKLIIEAIREVRRQTDIGYININTNAGLSDHIRGIVDAGLDLMRVSTISALDDHYNAYYKPRGYSLANVEKSLRYASDQGVYTSINYLIFPGVTDREEEIEAMIEFARRTKLRLIQLRNLNIDPESYLQLIPPAKGDIFGMKQAIEIFQQELPDVVIGSYTHVPPAELARVKVRG; encoded by the coding sequence ATGTATTTAGTATATGCAGACAACAAAGGGCAAGTATATGATCACCCCTCAATGTACGGTTTGGCTCGCAGCGGGGACATGATCGTGGAAATTCTGGAGGATGAGCTCATTCCGCTGCCAGAAGGGGCGACTCTGGTCGGGCTTCCCTCAACGAGGCCGGTAGGGATGGATCCAGACACCGGTGAAATGATGCCGGTCCCTGGAGATGTCCAGGCCGTGGGGGCTCTGCTTCCACAGGGATTTACCCGCCTCTGTCTTCCGGGTTATGTAAAAACGGATAAAAAATATAAGCTCCCGCTGTTCGGATATTCTGCGGTGGTATGGAAGGACGGCCAATTTTACGTAACGGCGCGTTTATCCGACGATCCCGAGAAATGGAATCCTTTGAATTGCGATCCGCTGGAGCTGAAGAATCAAGTCAAGGCGCTGCGGACAAAATATCCCGAGAACCGCTTATACGAGCATCTCTCGAATTGTGCCCTGGGATATGAATGTTTGACTGCTTCGAACACGTTCCTGAATCGCTGGGAGGGTGCGGTTCCCGTGTCGTACTCTTGTAATGCGGGCTGCTTTGGCTGCATCTCGGAGCAGCCGGATGACAGCGGGTTCGTCGCTCCGCAGACGCGCATGAACTTCCGTCCGCGCGTCGAAGAAATCGTTGAAATCATGCTGGAGCATTTGAAGACCCCGGAATCGATTATCAGCTTCGGTCAAGGCTGCGAGGGAGAGCCTTCGACGCAAGCGAAGCTGATCATCGAAGCGATCCGCGAGGTTCGGCGCCAGACGGATATAGGTTATATCAATATAAATACGAATGCGGGGCTGAGCGACCATATCCGCGGCATTGTCGATGCCGGGCTTGATTTGATGCGCGTGAGTACGATTAGTGCGTTGGATGATCATTATAATGCTTACTACAAGCCCCGCGGGTATTCTTTGGCGAATGTAGAGAAGTCGCTCCGCTATGCCTCGGATCAGGGCGTGTATACGTCGATTAACTACTTGATTTTTCCGGGCGTGACGGATCGGGAGGAAGAGATCGAGGCGATGATTGAATTCGCCCGTCGTACAAAGCTTCGCCTGATTCAGCTTCGCAACCTTAATATTGACCCAGAGAGTTATTTGCAGCTTATTCCTCCAGCAAAAGGGGATATATTCGGCATGAAGCAGGCGATTGAAATATTTCAGCAAGAGCTGCCGGATGTAGTCATCGGTTCTTATACCCATGTACCCCCTGCTGAATTAGCACGAGTAAAAGTACGGGGGTAA
- a CDS encoding pro-sigmaK processing inhibitor BofA family protein, giving the protein MKMILSLVLIGSLLLLGYIVFSRRLGLAWLTRLGLHVVLAALGIYIVNFSGLLTETYIPMNPVTISTVLILGLPGVGLLLGLKLTML; this is encoded by the coding sequence ATGAAAATGATATTGTCTCTGGTGCTTATCGGGTCATTGCTGCTGCTAGGTTATATCGTGTTTTCGCGCAGACTGGGATTGGCATGGCTTACTCGCCTTGGCCTTCATGTTGTGTTGGCTGCACTCGGAATATATATCGTCAATTTCTCGGGTCTGCTCACGGAGACATATATTCCGATGAACCCGGTCACGATAAGCACGGTGCTTATTCTTGGCCTGCCTGGTGTAGGTTTACTGCTTGGGCTTAAATTAACAATGTTATAA
- the hprK gene encoding HPr(Ser) kinase/phosphatase — protein MAKKVKVSELVNQFGLEVVSGEQGLKRIITVDDLYRPGLEMAGYFEYHPPERVQILGKTELAFFEMLPSEERLDRMERLCSSDETPCIIVTRSWEVPQELVEISAVKNIPVLRSSMATTILSSRITSFLEKKLAPTATIHGVLVDVYGVGMLITGSSGIGKSETALELVKRGHRLIADDAVEIRQTSDFQLHGTAPELIRHLLEIRGVGIINVMTLFGAGAIRNNKRISLVVRLEAWQQEKQYDRLGLDEETTRIIDTDVPLATIPVRPGRNLAVIIEVAAMNFRLKRMGYNAALQFTTKLTETIAEDIDDLD, from the coding sequence ATGGCTAAAAAAGTGAAAGTATCAGAATTGGTCAACCAATTCGGGCTTGAGGTTGTGTCCGGAGAACAAGGGTTGAAACGGATCATTACTGTCGATGACTTATACCGCCCTGGCCTGGAAATGGCCGGTTATTTCGAGTACCATCCGCCAGAGCGGGTACAGATCTTGGGGAAGACGGAGCTGGCATTCTTTGAGATGCTGCCGTCTGAAGAGCGGCTTGATCGCATGGAGCGTCTATGCTCTAGCGATGAAACGCCTTGCATTATCGTGACGAGATCATGGGAAGTGCCGCAAGAACTGGTAGAGATCAGTGCGGTCAAGAATATTCCCGTCCTGAGGAGCAGCATGGCTACAACGATCTTGTCCAGCCGCATTACGAGCTTCTTGGAGAAGAAACTCGCACCTACGGCAACGATTCATGGCGTTCTTGTTGACGTGTACGGGGTAGGCATGCTTATTACCGGCTCTAGCGGCATAGGTAAAAGCGAGACCGCGCTGGAGCTCGTTAAGCGCGGACACCGCCTTATCGCCGACGATGCCGTAGAAATTCGTCAGACTTCCGATTTTCAGCTGCATGGAACCGCGCCAGAGCTGATTCGCCATTTGCTTGAAATTCGGGGCGTCGGCATCATCAACGTCATGACGCTATTTGGCGCAGGCGCTATTCGCAACAATAAGCGGATTTCCCTCGTTGTTCGACTTGAGGCCTGGCAGCAAGAGAAGCAATATGACAGACTAGGGCTCGATGAAGAAACGACGCGAATCATTGACACCGATGTGCCGCTCGCTACGATTCCGGTTCGGCCTGGACGGAACCTGGCTGTCATCATTGAGGTGGCAGCGATGAACTTCCGCCTGAAGCGAATGGGATATAACGCGGCATTGCAGTTTACGACAAAGCTCACCGAGACGATTGCCGAAGATATTGACGATTTGGACTAG
- the rho gene encoding transcription termination factor Rho has protein sequence MDLQIADLEEMKLTELYKLAKQYQIPYYGQLKKKELIFAILRAQAEQSGLMFMEGVLEILPEGYGFLRPINYLPSTEDIYISASQIRKFDLRTGDLVSGKCRAPKENERYFGLLQVNAVNGENPAIAAERLHFPALTPLYPQSKLVLETTPNHLSTRIMDVLAPVGLGQRGLIVAPPKAGKTLLLKEIANSISTNHPEIELFVLLIDERPEEVTDMQRSVKGEVIASTFDELPENHIKVAELVLQRALRLVEHKKDVVILLDSITRLARAYNLVVPPSGRTLSGGIDPAAFHRPKRFFGSARNVEEGGSLTILATALVDTGSRMDDIIYEEFKGTGNMELHLDRKLAERRIFPAIDIRRSGTRREEVLLTKEELDTIWSIRKNMNDSYDFVEGFLKKLRDSKTNEEFLASFDTAGNNAASSGSGSSTRRTTRTAAPSGSGSGSSS, from the coding sequence ATGGATTTACAAATTGCCGACTTGGAAGAAATGAAACTGACCGAGCTGTACAAGCTGGCGAAGCAGTATCAGATTCCTTATTACGGCCAGCTTAAGAAGAAAGAACTTATCTTTGCGATCCTGAGGGCTCAGGCGGAACAGAGCGGTCTGATGTTCATGGAAGGCGTCCTGGAGATCTTACCCGAGGGCTACGGCTTCCTCCGCCCGATCAACTATTTGCCCAGTACGGAGGATATTTATATCTCGGCCTCCCAGATCCGGAAATTTGATTTGAGGACAGGTGATCTGGTGTCCGGCAAATGCAGGGCGCCCAAAGAAAATGAACGATACTTCGGACTATTGCAAGTGAATGCCGTTAATGGCGAGAACCCGGCCATCGCAGCAGAGCGTCTGCACTTCCCGGCATTAACACCTCTTTATCCGCAAAGCAAGCTCGTGCTTGAAACAACCCCTAACCATTTATCCACTCGCATTATGGATGTTCTAGCCCCTGTTGGACTTGGACAACGCGGTTTGATCGTGGCACCGCCCAAGGCAGGAAAGACGCTGTTGCTAAAGGAAATCGCCAACAGCATTTCTACTAATCATCCCGAGATTGAGCTATTTGTGTTACTTATCGATGAACGCCCGGAGGAAGTTACGGATATGCAGCGTTCGGTAAAGGGGGAAGTGATCGCTTCCACGTTCGATGAGCTGCCTGAGAACCATATCAAGGTGGCTGAGCTTGTGCTGCAGCGCGCGCTTCGTTTGGTAGAGCATAAGAAGGATGTTGTTATTCTGCTAGACAGCATAACTCGTCTGGCCAGAGCCTATAACCTGGTCGTTCCGCCTTCAGGCCGTACGCTGAGCGGGGGGATCGATCCCGCGGCCTTCCATCGTCCGAAGCGTTTCTTTGGGTCGGCTCGGAATGTAGAGGAGGGCGGAAGCCTGACCATTTTGGCAACGGCTCTAGTAGATACGGGCTCCCGCATGGATGACATCATTTACGAAGAGTTCAAGGGGACTGGAAACATGGAGCTTCACTTGGATCGGAAGCTAGCGGAGCGCCGGATTTTCCCGGCTATCGATATCCGCCGTTCCGGGACGAGACGCGAAGAAGTGCTCTTGACGAAAGAAGAGCTTGATACGATTTGGTCTATCCGCAAAAATATGAACGACTCCTACGACTTTGTGGAGGGGTTCTTGAAAAAGTTGCGTGACAGCAAGACTAACGAGGAGTTTCTAGCTTCCTTCGACACCGCTGGCAATAACGCAGCTTCGTCTGGCAGTGGAAGCAGCACGCGCCGTACGACCCGTACCGCTGCGCCTTCAGGCTCCGGATCGGGTTCGTCATCTTAA
- a CDS encoding DUF2508 family protein, which yields MKLRQWLLSRKKMRQYDNELEYKEQLYREVMKARRQWEQAYCALQEAVGADEVDIAIYTLEAAERRYQVHLRAAKQANVTWEPFQFGSYSKDGFYLRD from the coding sequence GTGAAATTGAGGCAATGGCTGCTGAGCAGGAAGAAAATGAGACAGTACGATAATGAGCTTGAATATAAGGAGCAATTGTATCGTGAGGTAATGAAAGCCCGGCGACAGTGGGAGCAGGCTTATTGTGCCCTTCAGGAGGCAGTGGGTGCGGATGAGGTAGATATAGCCATATATACGCTGGAAGCCGCGGAAAGAAGGTACCAGGTTCACTTAAGGGCGGCAAAGCAGGCGAATGTGACATGGGAGCCATTTCAATTTGGGTCATACTCAAAGGACGGATTCTATCTTCGAGACTGA
- a CDS encoding PucR family transcriptional regulator — MEMQEWERLTNDHKSKGAGIARSAVLKDRSLWLGGVDQQTVQVLEADTSNLSEAEVKLIELLMAAVVGEACLPAAGAKKDDEHRSRQLGAWIQEQLEQGEDKANAPESLTLTTKMDGMMIPFLLGWETHSVTDISYAKLNKLLRSYFGGDIVLLPLKEEWYVLVGEKLLADLRDENDEGLDTERDMLGALSQGMYELVANEWGGGGFHLAVGDPIAPEQALVSTALLLRETLTLGRLFHVTEQIHLSWELRLERLVYSIPDAQRQRFIEDTGSQISLMQDEEILSTLDTFFQLDCNVSETAKRLYIHRNTLLYRLDKFKQETGLDVRRFHDAVIVKLGMLLYKVTNRE; from the coding sequence ATGGAAATGCAGGAGTGGGAAAGATTGACGAATGATCATAAATCAAAAGGAGCGGGGATCGCTCGCTCTGCGGTGCTGAAGGATCGCTCACTGTGGTTGGGGGGCGTTGATCAGCAAACGGTTCAAGTGCTTGAAGCGGATACGTCCAACCTGTCGGAAGCGGAAGTAAAGCTGATCGAGCTTTTAATGGCAGCTGTCGTAGGGGAAGCATGTTTGCCGGCAGCAGGTGCGAAGAAGGATGACGAGCATCGAAGCCGTCAGTTGGGCGCATGGATTCAAGAGCAGTTAGAGCAGGGCGAAGATAAGGCGAATGCCCCAGAGTCGTTAACTTTAACAACCAAGATGGATGGAATGATGATTCCTTTTTTGCTGGGCTGGGAAACTCATTCGGTTACAGATATTTCGTATGCGAAGTTAAATAAACTGCTGCGCAGTTATTTTGGCGGCGATATCGTACTGCTGCCGCTTAAGGAAGAGTGGTATGTGCTTGTCGGCGAGAAATTGCTGGCCGATCTTCGCGACGAGAACGATGAAGGTTTGGATACGGAGAGGGATATGCTTGGTGCACTCAGTCAAGGCATGTATGAGCTCGTCGCCAATGAATGGGGCGGAGGCGGATTCCATTTGGCGGTAGGCGATCCGATTGCACCAGAGCAGGCGTTGGTCTCGACAGCGCTGCTGCTCCGGGAGACACTGACGTTAGGCCGGCTGTTCCATGTCACGGAACAAATTCATCTGTCCTGGGAACTGCGTCTGGAACGCCTTGTCTACAGCATCCCGGATGCCCAGCGGCAAAGATTTATTGAGGATACCGGAAGCCAGATCAGCTTGATGCAGGATGAAGAGATTTTATCCACGCTGGATACCTTTTTTCAATTGGATTGCAACGTGAGCGAGACTGCCAAGCGATTATATATTCATCGCAATACACTGCTGTACCGGCTGGATAAGTTCAAGCAGGAGACTGGCCTTGATGTGCGCAGATTCCATGATGCGGTCATAGTCAAGCTGGGGATGCTATTGTATAAAGTGACAAATAGGGAATAG
- the rpmE gene encoding 50S ribosomal protein L31, producing MNEAIQPKYHVTTVTCACGNTFETGSVKQDLRVEICSNCHPFFTGKQKFVDAGGRVDKFKKKYGI from the coding sequence ATGAACGAAGCTATTCAACCTAAATATCACGTGACAACGGTAACTTGCGCTTGCGGAAATACCTTTGAGACAGGTTCTGTGAAACAAGACCTGCGCGTTGAGATTTGCTCCAACTGCCATCCATTCTTCACAGGTAAACAGAAATTCGTGGATGCTGGTGGACGTGTTGATAAATTTAAGAAGAAATACGGCATCTAA
- the recR gene encoding recombination mediator RecR — translation MYYPEPIAKLIDAFTHLPGIGPKTAARLAFHVLNMKEDDVIDFAKALVSVKRNLHYCSVCCNITDTDPCRICQDKTRDSSVICVVQDSKDLVAMERTKEFDGYYHVLQGAISPMEGLGPDDIRLKELLNRLSDERVKELILATNPNIEGEATAMYISRLVKPFDIRVTRIAHGLPVGGDLEYADEVTLSKALEGRRELR, via the coding sequence TTGTATTATCCCGAACCGATCGCCAAGCTGATCGACGCTTTTACTCATCTGCCGGGAATCGGCCCTAAGACGGCCGCGAGGCTGGCGTTTCACGTGCTGAACATGAAGGAAGACGATGTGATTGATTTTGCCAAGGCTCTGGTTAGCGTCAAACGGAATCTTCACTACTGTTCAGTATGCTGCAATATTACGGATACCGATCCTTGCCGGATTTGCCAGGACAAGACGCGGGATTCATCCGTAATTTGCGTAGTCCAGGACTCCAAGGATTTGGTGGCCATGGAACGGACGAAAGAGTTTGATGGTTACTATCATGTACTGCAAGGCGCTATTTCACCCATGGAAGGACTTGGTCCGGATGATATCCGGCTGAAGGAGCTGCTTAACCGCCTTAGCGATGAGCGGGTTAAAGAGCTGATTTTGGCGACTAACCCCAACATCGAAGGAGAGGCTACGGCGATGTATATTTCTCGCCTCGTGAAGCCGTTCGACATCCGGGTTACCCGGATTGCCCATGGGCTGCCGGTCGGCGGCGACTTGGAGTATGCGGATGAAGTAACCTTATCCAAGGCGCTCGAGGGGCGGCGTGAATTAAGGTAA
- a CDS encoding YbaB/EbfC family nucleoid-associated protein, with protein MNNMNQMMKQVKKMQEQMLKAQEELGSKTVEGSAGGGVVTVEVTGHKKVLSINIKPEAVDPDDVEMLQDLVLTAVNDALGKADELANNDMGKFTGGMKIPGLF; from the coding sequence ATGAACAATATGAACCAAATGATGAAGCAAGTGAAGAAAATGCAGGAGCAAATGCTGAAAGCCCAGGAGGAGCTCGGCAGCAAAACCGTCGAGGGAAGCGCGGGCGGCGGCGTAGTTACCGTTGAAGTGACCGGACATAAGAAAGTGTTGTCCATCAATATCAAGCCAGAGGCTGTAGATCCGGACGACGTGGAAATGCTGCAGGACTTGGTGCTGACCGCGGTAAATGATGCGCTTGGCAAAGCGGATGAGCTGGCTAACAACGACATGGGTAAATTCACAGGCGGAATGAAAATTCCAGGCCTGTTCTAA
- a CDS encoding ABC transporter ATP-binding protein, which yields MAGVRLEHIFKKYPGADRATVIDVNLDIADKEFLVLVGPSGCGKSTTLRMIAGLEEITEGKLYIGDRVVNDVAPKDRDIAMVFQSYALYPHMNVYQNMAFGLKLRKVKKEEIDQRVREAARILDIEHLLDRKPKALSGGQRQRVALGRAIVRDPQVFLMDEPLSNLDAKLRGQMRAEITKLVKRLETTCIYVTHDQTEAMTMGDRIVVMQDGIIQQAASPEELYNQPTNIFVAGFIGSPTMNFINGKIVEQNGAVYFQSDALKVEVPQGKAVTLKEKGYVGGKEVIMGVRPEDIHEEPIFLEGSPNTVFTASVDVTENLGHEMLLYLSSNSPLIARVDGRSNTREGDNVKLAIDMNKIHIFDKETEKNVFFS from the coding sequence ATGGCAGGCGTACGCTTAGAACACATTTTTAAGAAATACCCAGGTGCTGACAGGGCAACCGTTATCGACGTTAACCTAGACATTGCAGATAAAGAATTCCTCGTATTGGTTGGACCATCCGGTTGCGGTAAATCTACAACTCTTCGGATGATTGCTGGTTTGGAGGAAATCACTGAAGGTAAATTGTACATTGGCGACCGCGTCGTTAACGACGTAGCTCCTAAAGACCGTGACATCGCGATGGTTTTCCAATCCTACGCTTTGTATCCGCATATGAACGTGTATCAAAACATGGCATTCGGTCTTAAGCTTCGCAAAGTGAAAAAAGAAGAAATCGACCAACGTGTACGCGAGGCAGCAAGAATCCTCGATATCGAACACTTGCTTGACCGCAAACCGAAGGCACTTTCCGGTGGTCAGCGTCAACGGGTTGCCTTGGGACGCGCAATTGTCCGCGATCCGCAAGTCTTCCTCATGGACGAACCGCTTTCCAACTTGGATGCTAAGCTCCGTGGTCAAATGCGTGCGGAAATTACGAAGCTCGTTAAACGTCTTGAAACGACTTGCATTTATGTAACGCATGACCAAACAGAGGCCATGACGATGGGTGACCGTATCGTTGTTATGCAAGACGGTATCATTCAACAAGCAGCTTCTCCGGAAGAACTGTACAACCAACCAACGAATATTTTCGTTGCTGGATTTATCGGTTCCCCTACAATGAACTTCATCAACGGTAAAATTGTAGAGCAAAACGGTGCAGTATACTTCCAATCCGATGCGCTCAAAGTTGAAGTACCTCAAGGTAAAGCTGTTACCCTGAAGGAAAAAGGATACGTAGGCGGTAAGGAAGTCATCATGGGCGTACGTCCAGAGGATATCCATGAAGAGCCAATCTTCCTGGAAGGATCTCCAAATACTGTATTTACAGCAAGCGTAGACGTAACAGAGAACCTGGGTCACGAAATGCTCTTGTACTTGAGCAGCAACTCTCCGCTGATCGCTCGTGTTGATGGTCGTTCCAACACTCGTGAAGGCGACAATGTGAAACTTGCCATCGATATGAACAAAATTCATATCTTCGATAAAGAAACGGAGAAAAACGTATTTTTCAGCTAA
- a CDS encoding stalk domain-containing protein — MRRIGKFALAASIWIGTLSGVTSLPQQAHADTSIRIMLDGYPLQFPAEPIIKEGTTLVPFRAISEALGIQVTWDANTKSISAVKGNGPSSVRVQLTLNSRKSTVNGSSVDLAVAPQTSDGHTLIPLSFFSQQFGAQVNWDQKTRTVSISSPKQRMYTMGFYAISSFSDASVIPSLDSVAFGWSRIDENGKFTLSGKDFKWPQPAGDITPESLVNEAAKSRTLPYLMVYSGDVHGELTKIIENADARKQAITEMIAAAKNNQFQGILLDFEGLGLTTDKAKTRSSFTAFVKEVSLQAKSENLRLALALHPLNSSYQGYDYKALGQIADEIIIMAYDYRSSGGTGQPEPADKVDEAIRLALKETKKDKLVLGLNLNSENTHSVNTLIGLAKRYSLKGIAIWRLGLVSSDEWTQMQQSIEFKK; from the coding sequence ATGAGAAGAATAGGTAAATTCGCCCTCGCCGCCTCGATATGGATCGGCACTCTTAGCGGAGTAACGTCGCTGCCGCAGCAAGCTCATGCCGACACCTCAATCCGCATCATGCTTGACGGATACCCCCTGCAGTTTCCAGCCGAGCCTATCATTAAAGAGGGAACTACTCTTGTGCCGTTTCGCGCGATCTCAGAAGCGCTCGGCATTCAAGTAACTTGGGACGCAAACACAAAGAGCATCTCCGCCGTCAAAGGGAATGGTCCTAGTTCTGTTCGCGTACAGCTCACCCTAAACAGCAGGAAGTCGACCGTGAATGGATCCAGTGTAGACCTGGCGGTAGCGCCCCAGACTTCAGACGGGCATACCTTAATCCCGCTCAGCTTCTTCAGCCAGCAATTCGGCGCCCAAGTCAACTGGGATCAGAAAACGCGTACCGTCTCAATCTCCTCCCCGAAGCAGCGAATGTATACCATGGGCTTCTACGCCATCTCGTCCTTCTCCGACGCATCGGTCATACCAAGCCTGGACTCCGTCGCCTTCGGTTGGAGCCGGATTGACGAGAACGGCAAATTTACGCTAAGCGGAAAAGATTTCAAATGGCCCCAGCCTGCGGGAGACATCACCCCCGAGAGTTTGGTCAATGAAGCGGCCAAATCACGGACCCTCCCCTATTTAATGGTCTACTCGGGAGACGTTCATGGCGAATTAACCAAAATCATCGAAAATGCCGACGCCCGGAAACAGGCCATTACAGAAATGATCGCTGCCGCTAAAAACAATCAATTTCAAGGCATCCTGCTGGATTTCGAAGGGCTGGGACTTACCACGGACAAAGCGAAGACCCGTTCTTCCTTCACTGCCTTCGTCAAGGAGGTATCCTTGCAAGCCAAATCCGAGAATCTGAGGCTGGCTCTTGCGCTCCATCCGCTGAACTCCTCGTATCAAGGCTATGACTACAAAGCGCTAGGCCAAATTGCCGACGAAATCATCATCATGGCCTATGATTACCGCAGCAGCGGCGGAACAGGACAGCCGGAGCCTGCCGATAAAGTGGATGAAGCGATTCGCCTTGCCCTGAAGGAGACGAAGAAGGACAAGCTGGTGCTTGGTCTGAACCTTAACAGCGAGAATACCCATTCAGTGAACACGCTGATCGGCTTAGCAAAACGCTACAGCCTCAAAGGCATAGCGATATGGAGACTCGGGTTAGTCAGCAGCGACGAGTGGACACAAATGCAACAAAGTATCGAATTCAAAAAATAA